From Arthrobacter sp. FW306-2-2C-D06B, a single genomic window includes:
- the treZ gene encoding malto-oligosyltrehalose trehalohydrolase — protein MAEKTSAGKQFDVWAPFAESVTLLAEGQHHEMRLHDDGAAGWWTADVPRRAGTDYGYLVNGEGPFPDPRSQRQPDGVHALSRTFDATSYAWKDSDWAGRGLGGAVIYELHLGTFTPEGTLDAAAEKLDYLVELGIDFVELLPVNAFNGPHNWGYDGVLWFAVHEAYGGPEAYQRFVDAAHAAGLAVIQDVVYNHLGPSGNYLPKFGPYLKSGEGNTWGDSVNLDGPGSDEVRQYILDNAAMWLSEFHVDGLRLDAVHALRDERAVHILEDLASLADGIEAETGVPKTLIAESDLNNPRLIYRRDTNGYGLEGQWSDDFHHAVHVNLTGETAGYYADFDSLGALAKVLEHGFFHDGSYSSFRGRHHGRPIRPGLVHPAALVVCNQNHDQIGNRAAGDRLSSSLSYGRLALAAVLTMTSPFTPMLFMGEEFGASTPWQFFTSHPEEWLAEATAEGRLKEFERMGWDPALVPNPQDPLTFERSKLKWEEAHDGDHARLLELYRALATLRRSTPELAGGGFTDTHVDFSEEDKWLVLSRGAARVACNFGDRSLTKAMDGEVLLATDSTAAVGNGELTLPGESAAVVRLK, from the coding sequence ATGGCCGAGAAGACCAGCGCGGGGAAACAGTTCGACGTGTGGGCCCCGTTTGCAGAATCTGTTACTTTGCTTGCGGAGGGTCAGCACCACGAAATGCGGTTGCACGACGACGGCGCCGCGGGCTGGTGGACGGCAGACGTACCCCGGCGGGCCGGGACTGACTACGGCTATTTGGTGAACGGGGAGGGGCCCTTTCCCGATCCGAGGTCGCAGCGCCAGCCGGACGGGGTCCATGCCCTTTCCCGCACCTTCGACGCCACGTCCTATGCCTGGAAAGACTCGGATTGGGCGGGACGCGGGCTCGGCGGCGCCGTCATTTATGAGCTTCACCTCGGGACCTTCACCCCGGAAGGCACGCTCGATGCGGCCGCGGAAAAACTCGACTACCTCGTCGAACTGGGAATCGACTTCGTTGAGCTCCTTCCGGTCAATGCCTTCAACGGCCCCCACAACTGGGGCTACGACGGCGTGCTGTGGTTTGCCGTCCACGAGGCCTACGGGGGTCCGGAGGCGTATCAGCGATTCGTGGATGCCGCGCATGCTGCCGGACTAGCTGTGATCCAGGATGTGGTCTACAACCATCTGGGGCCCAGCGGGAACTACCTGCCGAAATTCGGCCCCTACCTGAAATCCGGCGAAGGGAACACGTGGGGCGACTCGGTGAATCTGGACGGCCCCGGCTCCGACGAAGTCCGTCAATACATCCTGGACAACGCCGCTATGTGGTTGAGCGAGTTCCACGTGGACGGGCTGCGCCTGGACGCCGTACACGCCCTGCGCGATGAGCGGGCCGTCCATATCCTGGAAGACCTCGCCAGCCTCGCGGATGGGATCGAAGCGGAAACAGGCGTCCCCAAGACCTTGATTGCGGAATCGGACCTGAACAATCCGCGCCTCATCTACCGCAGGGACACCAACGGCTACGGTCTGGAAGGGCAGTGGAGCGACGACTTCCACCACGCCGTGCATGTGAACCTCACCGGGGAGACAGCTGGCTACTACGCGGATTTCGATTCCCTAGGCGCACTGGCAAAGGTCCTTGAACACGGTTTCTTCCATGACGGGAGCTACTCAAGCTTTCGCGGCAGGCATCATGGCCGCCCCATCCGGCCGGGCCTGGTCCATCCTGCCGCGCTGGTGGTCTGCAACCAAAACCACGATCAAATCGGCAACCGCGCCGCTGGAGACCGCCTGAGTTCGAGCTTGTCATACGGCAGGCTGGCGTTGGCCGCCGTACTGACCATGACGTCGCCGTTCACTCCGATGCTCTTTATGGGCGAAGAGTTCGGTGCGTCCACGCCTTGGCAGTTCTTCACATCGCACCCCGAGGAATGGCTCGCAGAGGCGACGGCAGAGGGCCGGCTCAAGGAGTTCGAACGGATGGGCTGGGATCCCGCATTAGTGCCCAACCCCCAAGACCCGCTGACGTTTGAACGTTCCAAGCTCAAATGGGAGGAAGCGCACGACGGCGATCACGCCCGGCTGCTGGAACTTTACCGGGCGCTGGCGACCCTCAGGCGCTCGACTCCGGAGCTCGCAGGCGGCGGATTCACTGACACCCACGTTGACTTCAGCGAAGAGGACAAGTGGCTGGTTCTTAGCAGGGGCGCCGCGAGGGTTGCCTGCAACTTCGGGGACCGGTCGTTGACGAAGGCGATGGATGGCGAAGTCCTGCTCGCTACGGACTCCACGGCCGCCGTCGGGAACGGCGAGCTGACCCTCCCTGGGGAGAGCGCCGCCGTCGTGCGCCTTAAGTAA